From the Paenibacillus tianjinensis genome, the window AACAGTCAGCTTTCGGATGATTCCGGCCACCCGCTGACTGTCTCTTCGCCGGTCATTTGCACATACTCAGGAAGCTCTCCGCTGTGCAGCAGCCATAATTCATGAAGGGCACGTGTACAGCCGACATACATCAGCTTAGCATCCCAGGCGGCTGCTCCATAATGGTCTGCATCGGCATCAGCAAGGATAACCGCATCGAACTCCAGCCCTTTAGACAAGTATACAGGCAGTACAGACAGGCCGCCCAGGTATTGAGTCATGCTGCCGTCAATCAGATGCAGGTCGGCAAAATCTGCGGCCAGCTCCGCGTGCAGCTCCGCGGCTTCACGCAGGCTGCGGGTAAGAACAGCAACCGTACGGTATTCACGGACGGAGAGCGCCTCCAGCGCCGTTCTGACGGCATTGACGCGCGGGTCCGTACTTTTGCCGGCCTTAGACTGCTCTTCGCCGTAGGCAATCAGCCGGACCGGGTTCCCGCTCCGGAAGACCGGCACAGCCAAGAGCGGACTATGGACACCGGATGACAAAATGCCATTAGCAAACTCGATAATCTCCATCGTGGAGCGGTAGCTTCGGGTCAGTGCATGGTAAGCCGTATGTTCAGGTGCGAACAGGCTCTGCATCTCATCCCATTCATGCACTCCCTTATAGGCGTGAATTCCTTGGGACAGATCGCCTAGAATCGTGAAGGAGTGCCCCTTCACATACAAGTCCAGCACAGCAATCTGGAACGGCGAGAAATCCTGCGCTTCATCGATTACGATATGGTCAAAGCGCTCACCGCCTTCGTTTCCGCTGAGCAGATAATGGATATAGAGCAGCGGTGGCAGATCCTCCTCGCGCAGGATACCTTTTTTGAGATCCTTGGCCGTCTCTTTGAGGACAGCTTGCGGAATCTGCTCCGGCGCTTCCGCCGGCCAGTCCTCGGGCACCTTCGCCGCGCGGAAAATTTGTTTATAGATCATCAGCGGATCATATTTAGGCCATTTAGCGGCGTAGGCTTTTTCGCGGGCCGCACCTTTTTTCTTCCGATCCTTCAGCGCTGCCGCCGATGGGCTTTTCTTCAGCTCCATTTCAATCCAGCGGTGAATCCGCGCCATAACCCGTTCTTTGCGCTTAAGCGGCGGATAAGGTGCGTATTCCTCATTGTGCCAGCGGAGGATCATCGAGCGGCGCAGCACAGCGCCTTCCCAGGGACTGAAATCGCCCTCGGGAACCGCCCCGGTCTCCAGCTGCCTGACCGCTGACTCAATTACACCCATCAGCACAGTAGAGCCTTTGAAGCGGCCCGGCGTCTCTTCCGTAATATCCGGCATACCGCCCGCCGATTCAAACCACCGGTTCAGAGTCTCGGCCGTGTTCTGTTCAGGCAGGGTAATATCCAGTACCTCCGCTGCCCAGTCCGGGAACGTGCTCTGGGCAATGTTGCCTACGCCGAGCTCCGGCAGCACATCTGAAATATAATCCAGGAACATCCGGTTCGGAGCAAATATTATCATCTTCTCCGCCGATACCTGGTCCTTGTATTGATACAATAAGAAAGCCAGCCGGTGCAGCGCAACCGTTGTTTTACCGCTGCCCGCCACGCCTTGAATAATCAGCGCCGTGTTCTTCACCGCACGGATGATCTTATCCTGCTCCTCCTGAATCGTCGAGACGATATCACGGAGCCGGTTGTCCTTGTTCTCACCCAGACGGTAGACGAGAAATTCATCCGACACCACCGGTGCATCGCTGTCGCGGTTATAGGTATCCGCCACCCGCTCCAGAATGCGCTTGCGGATAACCACGTTGCGCTTGAGATAGACGAGCCCCTCAATCAGCCCTTCCGGCGCTTCATAGGTGACCGGCTCAGTCCCTCCGGTAAACGAATAGAACAGGCTTGCTACCGGTGCGCGCCAGTCAATGACCAGCGGACGGTCGCTTACCTGTTCACGGTCTGCACCGATTTTGCCGATATACAGGGCCTTGCGGTCATCCTCATCGCTGCCTTGGAAATCAAGCCGTCCGAAATAAGGCTCCTGCCTAAGCTTGGCCAGATCTTTGCGCCTCTGCTCCCTGGAGTCCTCCAGCACCTGTTCCGTGTAATCGTGTCCCGTGTACACCGGAATGCTGCGCAGTCTCTCAAGGGTAGAATCAATTTCTGTAAGCGTACTATTCAGCCTGTCTTCTTCCTCTTGATAGGCACTTTGAAAGTTGTCTTCCAATTTCAGTTACCTCCTAAAAGTAATATACCCCCGTGCAAGGCTGATACCACTTACACAAAAAAGGATTATCATCATATCACAACAAATTCAGGAAATCCAGAATTATCTAACTAACGCTGGGACCTTTCCGGTATTGCTATTATCCCATGAAAGCATGCAGTGCAAAGTTTGCCACGAACAGCCCGGCAATTCCGTATAGCGCCGGCGGAACATCCTTGCCTTTGCCCATGGCCAGCTTGACGATCGGGTAAGTGATGAAGCCAAAGGCCATGCCGTCTACGATGCTGTAGGTAAAAGGAATCATCACCATAATCAGAAATGACGGAAACAGCTCGGTCATGTCGCTGAGATCCATTTCGCGTACGTTTTGGACCATCAGCCCGCCGATCACAATCAGGATTGGCGCTATTGCGCTGTCCGGAACATAAGCCAGCAGCGGGATGAACAGGAATGTAGCTCCGAACAGCAGTCCGGTAACCAGCGAGGTCAAACCGGATTTACCCCCGGCAGCGATGCCTGCCGTTGATTCAGCAGCCGCTACTACCGGGCTGCTGCCGAACAGTCCGGCTGCAATATTAGCGATCGAGAGCGCCCGCAGACTGCTCTTGAACCGCTCGGGACGGCCGGCCATCAGTGTCTGTGAGGAGATCAGCCCGATATTCTCAAAGACGACAATCAGCAGCAGCAGAAACACGGCGATCCAGAACACCAGACTGATCCCGCGGCTCCAGTCCATTCCGGCAAACACAGCGCCATACCCGCTGAACACATGACCGGAACCCGTTGTCTCCGGCTTATGTGCCGCTCCAAGCAGATAGGCCAGCCCGGTGCCAACGATCATGCTGATCAGCAGTCCGCCGCGCGTTCCACGGATAAACAGGACTAGTGCCAGAATCAGCGTTACACAGGACGTAATTACAGCCGGTTCACTGAAGTGCCCGATAGCCACAAAGGTTGTCCGGTGAGCAATCACAATTCCGCTTTTTTGCAGGCCGATAAAGGTCAGGAACAGCCCGATGCCGACCGTAATGGCATGCTGCAGATTATGCGGGATCGCTTCGCTTAGAATACGGTACAGCGAAGTAAACGCAACGACCGCAAATAATATACCGGTTACCACCACAACGGCCAGCGCTTCCCGCCAGTCCAGCTTCATGGAATGCACCAGCGTGTAGGTGAAGAAGGCATTGATCCCCATCCCGGGCACAACAATAATCGGCGTTTTGCCGCCGAAAGCCATGAGCAGACAGCCCGTAACTGCCGTCAGCAGCGTAGCCACCATTCCTGCCCGCAGCGGCATGCCTGCATCATGAAGAATAGCCGCATTAACCATGACAATATATACAGAAGCAAAATAAGATAAGATGCCCGCGGCCCATTCCCGTTTCCAGTTATCGCCGGGTTCCAATCCTACGCTATTCCGCCAAACATTCGATTTCATCAAAAAACCTCCACCAATAGTTAAGTTCCGCACGCTATTACCCGGTTTCGGGGCATCATAAGCAGCGGAAAACCGCAATAAAAGGGCGTGCAGCCGGTTATCCGGCTGCTTACGCCCTTCGTCCATCTTATATTTATGCGTTGCTTGAGCGACTGCTATACACTGACGCCGCCGGCTTTTAATAAATCGTTAACCGCGACACTGACCATAATGAGGCCGACAACCGGAGGCACGAACGAGTTGCTCGCCGGCGGCTGCTTGGCCTTGCGCCGGTCCGGTGCGTCTGCCGGAACGATCTGTTCCGTAACATCCACACGCGGCTTTATCGGAATCTCGGTCGAGAATACAACCTTTACGCCTTTCTTAATGCCTTCCTTGCGCAGCTTTTGACGGATGACGCGGGCGATCGGATCCATTTCCGTTTTGGAAATGTCCGCTACCTTAAACCGGGTCGGGTCCATCTTATTGGCTGCGCCCATACTGGAAATCATCGGAATTCCGCGGGATAGGCACTCCTTAATCAGATGGATCTTATAGATGATGGTATCCGAAGCATCGATCACAAAATCCGGCTTCAGCTTGAACAGCTCCTCATAGGTCTCTTCCGTGTAGAACATATTCAGAGCAATTGCTTCAATCTCCGGATTGATCAGCTTGATGCGATCGACCATCAGATCGGCTTTTTTCTGGCCGATGGTTGTCGTAAGCGCGTGAATCTGGCGGTTGATGTTAGTAATATCCACCGCATCCTTATCAATCAGGATTATCCGCCCGACTCCCGTACGGGCAAGCGCTTCAACGGACATAGCGCCAACCCCACCAATGCCCAGCACTGCCACCGTGCTGTTTTTCAGAATCTCCAGACCTTCCGGTCCGATAGCGAGTTCTGTACGTGAGAACTGATGCAGCATGATGTTCATGCCTCCTTTATGAAGCTTGGGGAGCGGAAGTAAGCCGCTCCTCAAGCATGTGCTTTAATTAGTTTTTTACTTTCTCCGGCTTTGGTGCAAGCTTGATATGCAGCTGTTCCAATTGTGCAGCATCTACCGGGGCCGGAGCGTCCATCAGAAGATCAGTTGCACTTGCCGTTTTCGGGAAGGCAATCGTCTCACGCAGGTTGGTACGGCCTGCCAGCAGCATTACCAGCCGGTCAAAGCCGAAGGCAATTCCGCCGTGTGGAGGCGTGCCATATTCAAATGCATCCATCAGATAGCCGAATTTCTCATAAGCCACTTCAGGCGTAAAGCCCAGCGCGTCGAACATTTTCTCCTGTACCTCGCGTTTGTAGATACGCTGGGAACCGCCGCCTACTTCGTAGCCGTTAAGCACGATATCGTAGGCCTGAGCACGGATCGCACCAGGATTGGTATCGAAGAGGTGCAGATCCTCATCCATTGGACGGGTGAACGGATGGTGCTCCGCCACATAACGTTTTTGATCCTCATCATAGCTGAGCAGCGGGAATTCGGTTACCCAGGCAAATTTGAACACACTGTCGTCAATCAGGCCGAGCTGGCGGCCGATTTTGAGGCGCAGGGCACCCAGTACGTCAGCAACGACTTTTTTGTTATCTGCAGAGAAGAGCAGAAGGTCGCCTTCTTCAGCACCGGTGCGCTCCTTCACAGCTGCGATTTCTTCTTCGCTGAAGAACTTAACGATCGGGCCTTTGAATTCCCCGTCCTTCACTTGAATCCAAGCCAAGCCTTTAGCACCGTAACGTGCGGCATACGGTCCAAGATCGTCAATTTCCTTACGGGTCCAGGTGCCGCAGCCTTTTGCGTTGAGGCATTTCACTTCTCCGCCTTTTTCGATCACGGAAGCAAATACCTTCACTCCGCTGCTTGCCACGATATCATTCATCTCTACGAGCTCCAGGCCAAAGCGCAGGTCCGGCTTATCCGAACCGTATTTGCCGATGGCTTCTGCATACGTCAGACGCTGGAACGGAACAGCTACATCCACACCCACGGTTTCTTTCAGGAGACGCTGCATCAGCGTTTCCATCATGCTGAGCAGCTCATCCTGCGGCACGAAGGAGGTCTCGATGTCGACCTGGGTGAATTCCGGCTGGCGGTCAGCGCGCAGGTCCTCATCGCGGAAGCAGCGGGCGATTTGGTAATAACGCTCGATGCCGCCTACCATCAGCAGCTGCTTGTAAATCTGCGGCGATTGCGGAAGCGCGAAGAATTCGCCTTCATGCACCCGGCTTGGCACAAGATAATCACGTGCGCCTTCAGGGGAGCTTTTTGTCAGGATCGGCGTTTCAATATCAATAAATCCTTCACCATCAAGGAAATCGCGGAAAATCTTTGCCGCTTTCGAACGAAGCAGCATCGTCTTGTACATTTCCGGACGGCGCAGGTCGAGGTAACGGTATTTCATCCGCAGGGACTCATCCACTTCCACACCGTCTTCAATGAAGAACGGAGGGGTCTTGGCTGAATTCAGCACTTCGATATCGGTGATCTGTACTTCAATCTCACCGGTAGGCAGATTGCGGTTGACAGTTTCATCATCTCTTTTTACAACTTTACCCGTAACAGAGAGCACATATTCACTGCGCACCTTATCGGCAATCTGCAGTGCTTCCCCGGAATAGTCCGGGTTAAAGACGATTTGCACGATCCCGCTGCGGTCGCGGAGATCAATGAACAGCACGCCTCCAAGGTCACGGCGGGTCTGCACCCATCCGTTAAGAGTTACTGTCTGGCCGATATGCTCCGGCGTCAATTGTCCACAGTGATGGCTTCTAGTCATTATTTATCCTACCCCTTCATGGTTAAAATACAGTTTTGGATTACCTGACCGTTCATAGTGCGGCATGCTTCCTTACAACAGCTTAGACCAGCGACTGCGCCAGCTCTTCCAGCTTCACGGTCCGCTGTTCACCGGTAGCCATCGATTTCAGGGCAATGACCCCGTTATTCAGCTCGTCTTCGCCAAGAATCGCAGTATACCGTGCAGACATGCGGTCGGCCGATTTCATCTGGGCTTTCATTTTGCGGCCGAGATAATCACGCTCTGCAGAGAAGCCCTGGCTGCGCAGATTAAACAGCTGCTTCGTAATCTCCAGGTCTGCGGCTTCGCCCAGTGCTACAAAATACACATCCAGCGGCTTCGCTGTCTCCAGCTCCACGCCCTGATTCTCCAGGATCAGCAGGATACGCTCGAGACCTATGCCAAAACCGATGCCCGGCTGATCGGGGCCGCCGATTTCCTCCACCAGCCCGTTGTAACGGCCGCCGCCGCCGACCGTATCGATCGAACCGATGCCGGCTGCTTTATACTCAAACGCTGTATGCGTGTAATAATCCAGTCCGCGGACCAGACGGGGATTAGTGCTGTACTCCACGCCCATAGTGTCCAGATGGCTTTTTACCTTCTCGAAGTGAGTGGTGCATTCTTCATCGAGACTATCCAGAATAGAAGGCGCACCGCCGAATTTATCCTGATCCACCTTGCAGTCCAGCACCCGCAGCGGATTGCGCTCCATACGCCGCTGGCAGTCACTGCACAGATTGTCTCGCATCGGTCTCAGGAAATTCAGCAGCTTCTCCCGGTAAGCCGCGCGGCTGGGCGCGTTACCTACGGAATTCAGCTCCACTCTGACATCCTTAAGTCCCAAATCCTTGTAGAACTGATACCCCAGCGAGATGACTTCCGCATCAATCGCGGGATCAACCGCGCCAAAGGCTTCAATGCCGAATTGATGGAACTGCCGGTATCTTCCCGCCTGCGGGCGCTCATAGCGGAACATGGGCCCAATATAATACAGCTTGCTGACATCCGGCTCGCCGTACAGCTTGTTCTGTACATATGCACGTACAACACCGGCTGTTCCTTCCGGGCGAAGCGCCAGATCACGGTCGCCTTTGTCCTTGAAGGTGTACATCTCGCCTTCCACGATGTCTGTGGTCTCTCCTACGCCGCGTTCAAAGAGCCCTGTGTGCTCAAACATCGGTGTACGAATCTCACGGTAATTAAACCGGCGGCAGAGGTCCCTGGCCTTGCCTTCAACATACTGCCACTTCTCCACTGCTCCCGGAAGCACATCCTGTGTGCCCGTTGGTTTCTCGAATCTTTCTTTAGCCACAGCCTATCCCTCCTGAAAATAACCCCTCTTGCCTAGCTTTCCTTGTTTGCTGAACTGCAAATAAAGCAAAAAACCCCTCGCCTCTGTTTGTAACAAACAGGGACGAGGGATTATCAGAAACGATTATTCACCCGTGGTACCACCCACATTCCGGACTCATGCCAAATTGAATCCGCTTTAAGCGGTTAACGCCCGCCTACGCGCAGCGGCTACTGACCCTTGGCAATATTCATTGCCTCGCGTTCGCCATGCGTTCTCGGGGAGGTCATTCATCCGTTCATCAACAGAATCCTTACAGCCGTTGCTGAAACGGTTATTTCTCCTTAGACTTAAGGAAGATAGCCGGTTCTGCGGGGATTCCTCTCTGGGGTTGTGGTTCTCGGATTACTTGGTCCCGTCATCAAAACAATTATAAACATTTCGTATATTGTTAGATTCTACTGAACCACTGCGCTAAAGTCAAGAAAGGAAATGAAATTTCTCAGCTAACATACTCCAATTCCGCCGTTTAAAAAAAGTGACCTGCAGCCGATTGCTGCAGGTCCATCATCATATATTATAAAAAAGGGGGTCATGCTTCTATTATAAACACGCTATATTAAGGAATCATGAATGTAATATTACGGTTATATTACAGAAAAGAAAGCGTTTTATTTTCCGGGATATTCCCTGACCTACCAGCACAAAATAGTCTACACTACATCAACTTTGGCTGTCCAGTGAATTCTATGTCCGTAAGCGATCAAAACAAAATAAACAGCATCAGCCAGCCCCTTGCAGGGCGGCTGATGCTGTCTGTCTGAAGTAACCCGCTGATTCCTTGTTCCCTTTATTCAAAGACCTCTACAAAGGCATGTTTGCCGCGCAGTGTCTCAATCACCTCATTGTAATGCTCCTCGGCAACCTTAAGCGCCATAACCACATGGACATCACTCAAATCCACATCGTTATTCACATCCGCATTACGCCGGAGTCCGTCGTCATTGTTGATATCTGAACGCTCCAGACCATCATCAGGATCAATGGCCGGCACGACCGCCGCCCCGTTTAAGGTCCCGGCCGCTCCTGCAACCCCAAAAGGTCCTCCGGTCATCGCCGAATTATTATAAGGCACCAGCGGCAGAAGAAGGTTAGGTCTGCTGTTTCTGCCCACATCCAAAGGATCTGTTAAGGGCGAGATTTCAAGGCCCTCCACACCGTAAGGAATTAACGCAGTTTTGGCACCTTCTGCTTCACTTTCCGTTCTGAAATAAGCCTGAATTCTTCTAGTCATTGTCTTTCCCTCCTTCAGAAATGGTTAATTACAGGACCTTCAGCAGCTCGCGCACAAAAGCGGGCTCATCTTGAGGCGTGCGCGATGTAATATAATTGCCGTCAACGACGACCTCTTCATCCCTGAACTCCGCTCCGGCATTCACAACATCGTCTTTAAGCGGTGGGTAGGAGGTTATGGTACGTCCTTGAAGCAGGTCTGCACTGATTAGAATTTGCGGCCCGTGACAGATGGAGGCAATCGGGGTACCTGCACGATCAGCTTCCTTCACGAAAGCAAGAACATCCTGATCCAGGCGCAAATTTTCCGGTGATGAACCGCCAGGAATGACGATAGCGTCATATTCGCTGGCCTTCACCTCACGGATTGCTTTGTCTGCGGCATAAGAGACGTTTCCCTTTTTGCCCAGCAGCGTCTCATTTTTCTTCAGGCCGATAATTTCTGCCTGATGACCTGCTTGTATAACTTCATCATAGGGTACCTTCATTTCGGAATCTTCAAAACCGCTGGCGAGCAGAAATGCTACCTTACTCATGAGATAAATTCTCCTCTCCGCTATTTTGTTCTCGCTTTCTTATTACCCTGAATGTTGCGAGTTCTAACGAAACAACCCCCGGATTTCGGTTTTTGACCTTCTGCCGCACGTAATCTGCACATCCTATGTTAAAAAACTGCTGCTTATACAGTTACTTCAGGTGCGAGGAAGCAGGCTCCGCCGTCTCCCATTAAGTACCAGCATTTCTTGCTGCTCCCCGGTATCTTTCGCTGACATCGCAGCTTCTGCGGAGCATCCGGCCGGATTAGCAGACATACTGTTCCAAACCCATGCCTTCTGAGATCTTCTCATATTAAATCCCTGCCCTTGGCAAATTATCAGTCTCCCCTAGTGTAACCTGCATAGATAGGCTGTATTCCCTATATGCTTCATGAAATCGCAGCGGCTTTTCCGCAAAAATAAGGATGCCGTAACTGTTCCTCAGGCGGAACAGTTACGGCATCCTTATTAAAAGTATCAATCCTCAAACTAGTTGGAACAGTCCGGCAGACCTACGTCTGACTGTCGAGAATCAGCGTAACCGGCCCCCAGTTGGTAAACGAAACATCCATCATGGCTCCGAACACGCCGGTTTCCACCTGAAGCCCGCCGGCTCTCAGCTCCTGATTAAGATAGTCGTAGAGCCGTTCTGCCTCAGCAGGTGCAGCAGCAGCCATAAAGTTCGGGCGGCGGCCTTTACGGCAATCCCCGTACAGCGTGAACTGCGATACAGAGAGGATCGCTCCTCCGGTGTCCGTGACACTAAAATTCATTTTGCCGGCGTCATCCTCAAAAATGCGCAGTCCGGCAATTTTATCGGCCAAATATTTAGCGTCCTTCTCGGTATCCCCGTGGGTAACACCGACCAGCAGCATCAGGCCTTCCTCTATTTCACCTGTAATTGCTCCGCCGACAGTAACCTTAGCTTCCTTGCAGCGCTGCACAACTACTCTCATTATCGTCTTTCAGCTCCTTGCCTTATTGCATGATACGGTTAACTGTATATACAACCTTTACCCGCTTCACCCGATCCACGACGGACTGCAGATGATCCGTATTGCGGATGAGAATTGTCATGTGAATCATCGCCATTTTGTTCTTGTCTGATCGTCCGGTGACCGCCGAGATGTTTGTCTTGCTCTCTGACACCGCCTGCAGCACTTCATTCAGCAGCCCGTTGCGGTCATGGCCGGTGATCTCAATATCGACACTGTAGTTGGCTTCCATGCTGCCTTCCCACTCGACCTCGATCACCCGTGCCGATTCTTCCCCGTCACCGTCTGTTGGAATATTCGGACAATCCTCACGGTGCACAGACACGCCGCGCCCGCGGGTTACGTAACCGATAATATCGTCACCCGGAACAGGATTGCAACAACGCGCGAAGCGGACGAGCAGATTATCAATGCCTTTGACACGGACGCCATTGGTCGGCTGGTTACGTTTCTCGCCGCTGGACTTGATCTCCTTCATCTCTGAAGTAAGCTCCAGATGATTAGCAGCGTCCTCCAGCTCTTTGCGCAGCTTCTCAGTCAGCTTGTTGGCGATCTGCGAGGCAGTAATGCCTCCGAACCCGACGGCGGAGAGCATATCCTCTACATCACCGAAGGCGAACTTCTTCGCCACATCGCTGAGCTTATCCTCTGTCAGGAAATCGGAGACCTCCATATTGAGCCGTTTCAGCTCGCGTTCCACCGCTTCGCGGCCTTTTTCAACATTTTCCTCACGCTTTTCTTTCTTGAACCACTGCTTGATCTTGCTGCGCGCATGTGAAGA encodes:
- the hisS gene encoding histidine--tRNA ligase, whose protein sequence is MAKERFEKPTGTQDVLPGAVEKWQYVEGKARDLCRRFNYREIRTPMFEHTGLFERGVGETTDIVEGEMYTFKDKGDRDLALRPEGTAGVVRAYVQNKLYGEPDVSKLYYIGPMFRYERPQAGRYRQFHQFGIEAFGAVDPAIDAEVISLGYQFYKDLGLKDVRVELNSVGNAPSRAAYREKLLNFLRPMRDNLCSDCQRRMERNPLRVLDCKVDQDKFGGAPSILDSLDEECTTHFEKVKSHLDTMGVEYSTNPRLVRGLDYYTHTAFEYKAAGIGSIDTVGGGGRYNGLVEEIGGPDQPGIGFGIGLERILLILENQGVELETAKPLDVYFVALGEAADLEITKQLFNLRSQGFSAERDYLGRKMKAQMKSADRMSARYTAILGEDELNNGVIALKSMATGEQRTVKLEELAQSLV
- the dtd gene encoding D-aminoacyl-tRNA deacylase, with protein sequence MRVVVQRCKEAKVTVGGAITGEIEEGLMLLVGVTHGDTEKDAKYLADKIAGLRIFEDDAGKMNFSVTDTGGAILSVSQFTLYGDCRKGRRPNFMAAAAPAEAERLYDYLNQELRAGGLQVETGVFGAMMDVSFTNWGPVTLILDSQT
- a CDS encoding type 1 glutamine amidotransferase domain-containing protein, with amino-acid sequence MSKVAFLLASGFEDSEMKVPYDEVIQAGHQAEIIGLKKNETLLGKKGNVSYAADKAIREVKASEYDAIVIPGGSSPENLRLDQDVLAFVKEADRAGTPIASICHGPQILISADLLQGRTITSYPPLKDDVVNAGAEFRDEEVVVDGNYITSRTPQDEPAFVRELLKVL
- a CDS encoding HelD family protein; the protein is MEDNFQSAYQEEEDRLNSTLTEIDSTLERLRSIPVYTGHDYTEQVLEDSREQRRKDLAKLRQEPYFGRLDFQGSDEDDRKALYIGKIGADREQVSDRPLVIDWRAPVASLFYSFTGGTEPVTYEAPEGLIEGLVYLKRNVVIRKRILERVADTYNRDSDAPVVSDEFLVYRLGENKDNRLRDIVSTIQEEQDKIIRAVKNTALIIQGVAGSGKTTVALHRLAFLLYQYKDQVSAEKMIIFAPNRMFLDYISDVLPELGVGNIAQSTFPDWAAEVLDITLPEQNTAETLNRWFESAGGMPDITEETPGRFKGSTVLMGVIESAVRQLETGAVPEGDFSPWEGAVLRRSMILRWHNEEYAPYPPLKRKERVMARIHRWIEMELKKSPSAAALKDRKKKGAAREKAYAAKWPKYDPLMIYKQIFRAAKVPEDWPAEAPEQIPQAVLKETAKDLKKGILREEDLPPLLYIHYLLSGNEGGERFDHIVIDEAQDFSPFQIAVLDLYVKGHSFTILGDLSQGIHAYKGVHEWDEMQSLFAPEHTAYHALTRSYRSTMEIIEFANGILSSGVHSPLLAVPVFRSGNPVRLIAYGEEQSKAGKSTDPRVNAVRTALEALSVREYRTVAVLTRSLREAAELHAELAADFADLHLIDGSMTQYLGGLSVLPVYLSKGLEFDAVILADADADHYGAAAWDAKLMYVGCTRALHELWLLHSGELPEYVQMTGEETVSGWPESSES
- a CDS encoding NCS2 family permease, whose protein sequence is MKSNVWRNSVGLEPGDNWKREWAAGILSYFASVYIVMVNAAILHDAGMPLRAGMVATLLTAVTGCLLMAFGGKTPIIVVPGMGINAFFTYTLVHSMKLDWREALAVVVVTGILFAVVAFTSLYRILSEAIPHNLQHAITVGIGLFLTFIGLQKSGIVIAHRTTFVAIGHFSEPAVITSCVTLILALVLFIRGTRGGLLISMIVGTGLAYLLGAAHKPETTGSGHVFSGYGAVFAGMDWSRGISLVFWIAVFLLLLIVVFENIGLISSQTLMAGRPERFKSSLRALSIANIAAGLFGSSPVVAAAESTAGIAAGGKSGLTSLVTGLLFGATFLFIPLLAYVPDSAIAPILIVIGGLMVQNVREMDLSDMTELFPSFLIMVMIPFTYSIVDGMAFGFITYPIVKLAMGKGKDVPPALYGIAGLFVANFALHAFMG
- the aspS gene encoding aspartate--tRNA ligase gives rise to the protein MTRSHHCGQLTPEHIGQTVTLNGWVQTRRDLGGVLFIDLRDRSGIVQIVFNPDYSGEALQIADKVRSEYVLSVTGKVVKRDDETVNRNLPTGEIEVQITDIEVLNSAKTPPFFIEDGVEVDESLRMKYRYLDLRRPEMYKTMLLRSKAAKIFRDFLDGEGFIDIETPILTKSSPEGARDYLVPSRVHEGEFFALPQSPQIYKQLLMVGGIERYYQIARCFRDEDLRADRQPEFTQVDIETSFVPQDELLSMMETLMQRLLKETVGVDVAVPFQRLTYAEAIGKYGSDKPDLRFGLELVEMNDIVASSGVKVFASVIEKGGEVKCLNAKGCGTWTRKEIDDLGPYAARYGAKGLAWIQVKDGEFKGPIVKFFSEEEIAAVKERTGAEEGDLLLFSADNKKVVADVLGALRLKIGRQLGLIDDSVFKFAWVTEFPLLSYDEDQKRYVAEHHPFTRPMDEDLHLFDTNPGAIRAQAYDIVLNGYEVGGGSQRIYKREVQEKMFDALGFTPEVAYEKFGYLMDAFEYGTPPHGGIAFGFDRLVMLLAGRTNLRETIAFPKTASATDLLMDAPAPVDAAQLEQLHIKLAPKPEKVKN
- a CDS encoding tRNA threonylcarbamoyladenosine dehydratase, encoding MLHQFSRTELAIGPEGLEILKNSTVAVLGIGGVGAMSVEALARTGVGRIILIDKDAVDITNINRQIHALTTTIGQKKADLMVDRIKLINPEIEAIALNMFYTEETYEELFKLKPDFVIDASDTIIYKIHLIKECLSRGIPMISSMGAANKMDPTRFKVADISKTEMDPIARVIRQKLRKEGIKKGVKVVFSTEIPIKPRVDVTEQIVPADAPDRRKAKQPPASNSFVPPVVGLIMVSVAVNDLLKAGGVSV